A portion of the Apus apus isolate bApuApu2 chromosome 3, bApuApu2.pri.cur, whole genome shotgun sequence genome contains these proteins:
- the SDC1 gene encoding syndecan-1: MLSVAAVWLVALCFQAAVPQTTNLNLPPEDLDSSGDDDDAFSGSGAGPLTDQSHTWRTPGEPTNATLLATPVDLNEQPFPGIESQTEKEVITPSATSHVVTEEPVVAVKDEVAILGLPDEKPTDDVATTTARSSTTHFPSVVHVTLSEASGTVHELEPQIPSSDVPDTGDLPEPHSTTPQEGDIPATPTTTAPKDVVPTHEEVSEDGSGDPGDFILTKDEDLVPTQSSEVLADSGRNAKAAGASGIMDRKEVLGGVIAGGLVGLVFAVFLVAFMLYRMKKKDEGSYSLDEPKQSNGGYQKPHKQEEFYA, translated from the exons CAAACTACAAATCTGAACCTTCCTCCTGAAGATCTGGATTCATCTGGTGATGACGATGATGCGTTCTCAGGTTCAGGTGCAG gTCCCCTGACTGACCAGTCTCACACCTGGAGAACCCCAGGAGAACCAACTAATGCCACGTTACTGGCAACACCAGTGGATCTCAACGAGCAGCCATTTCCTGGGATTGAGAGCCAGACTGAAAAGGAAGTAATAACTCCTTCTGCAACTAGTCATGTAGTGACAGAGGAGCCAGTCGTAGCTGTCAAGGACGAAGTAGCCATCCTGGGCTTACCTGACGAGAAACCGACAGATGACGTGGCTACAACAACCGCGAGAAGCTCAACTACTCACTTTCCGTCGGTGGTTCACGTAACGCTTTCAGAAGCCTCAGGCACAGTCCATGAGCTCGAACCTCAAATCCCTAGCTCTGACGTGCCAGACACTGGAGATCTGCCTGAGCCCCACTCGACCACCCCTCAGGAGGGAGACATCCCTGCCACCCCCACCACGACAGCTCCCAAGGACGTTGTTCCTACTCATGAGGAGGTTTCTGAAGATGGCTCTGGGGACCCG GGAGACTTCATCTTGACTAAAGATGAGGATTTGGTCCCCACCCAGAGCTCAGAAGTGCTGGCTGACTCTGGGAGGAATGCCAAAGCAGCAGGAGCCTCAGGAATCATGGACAGAAAAGAAGTTCTTGGAG GTGTTATTGCTGGAGGACTGGTAGGCTTGGTGTTTGCAGTGTTTCTAGTTGCATTTATGCTGtacagaatgaagaaaaaagacgAAGGCAGCTATTCACTGGATGAGCCCAAACAGTCTAATGGAGGATaccaaaaaccacacaaacaagAGGAATTCTATGCATAA